The following proteins come from a genomic window of Solwaraspora sp. WMMA2065:
- a CDS encoding carboxymuconolactone decarboxylase family protein produces MDRPAARRDRGEAMFQQVFGREPRPGSYPEFLQITVDHLFGEIWTRPHLSVEERELVALTAVTLARTDWELRGHIGAAMHLGMSREKIVEVIIQLAYYGGWPVANNGLRVAQEVFAELDGVTGKDPDDDQ; encoded by the coding sequence ATGGACCGGCCGGCTGCCCGACGTGACCGGGGCGAGGCCATGTTCCAGCAGGTCTTCGGCCGCGAACCGCGCCCCGGTTCCTACCCGGAGTTCCTGCAGATCACCGTCGACCACCTGTTCGGCGAGATCTGGACCCGCCCGCACCTGAGCGTCGAGGAACGCGAACTGGTCGCGTTGACCGCGGTCACGCTGGCGCGCACCGACTGGGAGCTGCGCGGCCACATCGGTGCCGCCATGCACCTCGGGATGTCGCGGGAGAAAATCGTCGAAGTCATTATTCAGCTCGCCTACTACGGTGGCTGGCCGGTCGCCAACAACGGGTTGCGCGTCGCCCAGGAGGTCTTCGCCGAGCTGGACGGCGTCACCGGGAAGGACCCGGACGATGACCAGTGA
- a CDS encoding MFS transporter yields MTAATPGGAPPVAAFGPPGLPREVYVLSVVGGCVMLGLGLVLPVLPVYAATFGAGPAQIGALVALFALMRLATSPFCGRLAAWFGERRVLVAGLLLCAVCSALAAFAGSYGQLLVFRGLGGVGSVLFSVSALATLLAVAPADQRGRASAVFEAGFLLGGICGPALGGLLALIALSAPFLVYAALLLAATVLTLAVLRTDARHGTDPGRAAVRLPVLLRDRRYLVACTAALAQGWVLFGLRSALVPTVVVAWGHDVAWVGWAFTISAVVQALLIVPAGRVVDRAGRRPAMIAGTGVAATAITALVFVDTYPWLVVGLCAYAAGSALLNAAPAALIGDVVAGRAGSGVAVFSMCTDVGAVVGPVVVGLVAEQAGAAAAFGSGAALLVVAFAAAWTLTTVRPTTAVPPTRRS; encoded by the coding sequence GTGACGGCGGCCACCCCGGGCGGCGCCCCACCCGTCGCCGCCTTCGGGCCGCCGGGTCTGCCCCGCGAGGTGTACGTCCTCAGCGTCGTCGGTGGCTGCGTCATGCTGGGCCTGGGACTGGTGCTGCCGGTGCTCCCGGTGTACGCGGCGACGTTCGGGGCCGGGCCCGCCCAGATCGGCGCGCTCGTCGCCCTGTTCGCGTTGATGCGGCTGGCCACCAGCCCGTTCTGCGGCCGGCTCGCAGCTTGGTTCGGCGAACGGCGGGTCCTGGTCGCCGGCCTGCTGCTGTGCGCGGTCTGCTCGGCCCTGGCGGCGTTCGCCGGATCGTACGGGCAGCTGCTCGTGTTCCGCGGCCTCGGCGGCGTCGGCTCGGTGCTGTTCTCGGTGTCCGCGCTGGCGACACTGCTGGCGGTCGCCCCCGCCGACCAGCGGGGCCGGGCCAGCGCCGTGTTCGAGGCCGGCTTCCTGCTCGGCGGCATCTGCGGGCCCGCGCTCGGCGGGCTGCTCGCGCTCATCGCCCTGTCCGCGCCGTTCCTGGTGTACGCCGCGCTGCTGCTGGCCGCCACGGTGCTGACCCTGGCGGTGCTGCGGACCGACGCGCGCCACGGCACGGACCCGGGCCGTGCCGCAGTCCGGCTGCCGGTCCTGCTGCGGGACCGGCGCTACCTGGTGGCCTGTACGGCGGCGCTGGCGCAGGGCTGGGTCCTTTTCGGACTACGCAGCGCGCTGGTGCCCACGGTGGTCGTCGCGTGGGGACACGACGTGGCCTGGGTCGGGTGGGCGTTCACCATCTCCGCCGTCGTCCAGGCGTTGCTGATCGTCCCGGCCGGCCGGGTCGTCGACCGGGCCGGGCGGCGCCCCGCCATGATCGCCGGCACCGGGGTGGCCGCGACGGCGATCACCGCCCTGGTGTTCGTGGACACCTACCCCTGGCTCGTCGTCGGACTCTGCGCGTACGCGGCGGGATCAGCTCTGCTCAACGCCGCGCCGGCCGCGCTGATCGGTGACGTCGTCGCCGGCCGGGCCGGCAGCGGCGTCGCCGTCTTCTCGATGTGCACCGACGTCGGCGCCGTCGTCGGCCCGGTCGTCGTCGGGCTCGTCGCCGAGCAGGCGGGCGCTGCGGCCGCCTTCGGCAGCGGCGCCGCGCTGCTGGTCGTCGCCTTCGCGGCGGCGTGGACGTTGACCACGGTTCGACCGACGACCGCTGTCCCACCGACCCGAAGGAGTTGA
- a CDS encoding aromatic-ring-hydroxylating dioxygenase subunit beta: MITELTVDDEAQVRLWHRVSQFLFREARLLDEWRLRQWYDEILTADIRYSVPATDVRGDTADALGLIDDDAARLRQRIEQLLNGEVWCENPRSRTNRMITNVEILADRGTHLDVAANVVVHRFGHGRSDAYVGKYRFELVVDGGMFRVRRRLVVLDHETLYEHGKLSIIL; the protein is encoded by the coding sequence ATGATCACCGAGCTGACGGTCGACGACGAGGCCCAGGTGCGGCTGTGGCACCGGGTGAGCCAGTTCCTCTTCCGGGAGGCGCGGCTGCTCGACGAGTGGCGGCTGCGCCAGTGGTACGACGAGATACTGACCGCCGACATCCGCTACTCGGTGCCGGCCACCGACGTGCGGGGCGACACGGCCGACGCGCTCGGGCTCATCGACGACGACGCCGCCCGGCTGCGCCAGCGCATCGAACAGCTACTCAACGGCGAGGTGTGGTGCGAGAACCCCCGGTCGCGGACCAACCGGATGATCACAAACGTGGAGATCCTGGCCGACCGGGGCACCCACCTCGACGTGGCGGCGAACGTCGTCGTGCACCGGTTCGGGCACGGACGCTCCGACGCGTACGTCGGCAAGTACCGGTTCGAACTCGTCGTCGACGGCGGGATGTTCCGGGTCCGCCGCCGGCTCGTCGTGCTCGACCACGAGACGCTGTACGAGCACGGCAAGCTCAGCATCATCCTGTGA
- a CDS encoding aromatic ring-hydroxylating dioxygenase subunit alpha, with product MTIELQRPVVDPIVVDDLERLSFQVDRRAYTDDDLAAQETTRIFDRCWLYVGHESEVPGPGSYVARDVGGRPVVMTRGSDGVVRVFANSCTHRGALICSQPAGQARSFRCPYHDWTFSTQGDLVGVPIPDGYGPGFRKADFGLARHRSDSYRGFVFVTFNPEQPRTLTEYLAGATEYLDLIDDQSEVGMEVIQGAQLHGARANWKLMMENSVDIYHFRALHKRYVSYMESLGSVPPRRRGGFGRALGLGHGANELPPAAARPLAYWTPMFGAEVRPRIEATAARFVDRFGAQRAERITGTNRALLIFPNLMIIDAIAITIRKIDPVGADQMAITSVALAPRDEDPDIRELRKSHYLTFLGPAGFATPDDIEIIESCQRGYLNRAVRYSDLSRGMNKAVPETTDELPAREFWRQWDRLMQGA from the coding sequence GTGACGATCGAACTGCAGCGGCCGGTGGTCGACCCGATCGTGGTGGACGATCTCGAACGGCTCTCGTTCCAGGTGGACCGTCGCGCCTACACCGACGACGACCTGGCAGCGCAGGAGACGACCAGGATCTTCGATCGCTGCTGGTTGTACGTCGGGCACGAGTCGGAGGTGCCCGGGCCGGGCTCGTACGTGGCACGCGACGTCGGCGGGCGCCCAGTCGTGATGACACGCGGCTCCGACGGAGTGGTCCGGGTGTTCGCGAACAGCTGCACCCACCGCGGGGCGCTGATCTGCTCACAGCCGGCCGGGCAGGCCCGGTCGTTCCGGTGTCCTTACCACGACTGGACGTTCTCCACTCAGGGCGACCTGGTCGGCGTGCCGATCCCGGACGGGTACGGGCCAGGTTTCCGTAAGGCGGACTTCGGCCTGGCGCGGCACCGCAGCGACAGTTACCGGGGTTTCGTGTTCGTCACCTTCAACCCGGAGCAGCCGCGCACCCTGACCGAGTACCTGGCGGGTGCCACGGAGTACCTCGACCTGATCGACGACCAGTCGGAGGTCGGGATGGAGGTGATCCAGGGTGCGCAGCTGCACGGCGCCCGGGCCAACTGGAAGCTGATGATGGAGAACAGCGTCGACATCTACCACTTCCGGGCCCTGCACAAGCGGTACGTCAGCTACATGGAGTCGCTGGGGTCGGTGCCACCGCGACGCCGGGGCGGCTTCGGCCGCGCCCTCGGGCTGGGGCACGGGGCCAACGAGCTGCCACCGGCGGCGGCCCGCCCGCTCGCCTACTGGACGCCGATGTTCGGCGCCGAGGTGCGGCCCCGGATCGAGGCGACGGCCGCCCGGTTCGTCGACCGGTTCGGTGCGCAACGCGCCGAACGGATCACCGGCACCAACCGCGCGTTGCTGATCTTCCCCAACCTCATGATCATCGACGCGATCGCGATCACCATCCGCAAGATCGACCCGGTCGGCGCGGACCAGATGGCGATCACCTCGGTCGCCCTGGCCCCCCGAGACGAGGACCCCGACATCCGGGAACTGCGCAAGAGCCACTATCTGACGTTCCTCGGTCCCGCCGGCTTCGCCACCCCCGACGACATCGAGATCATCGAGTCGTGCCAGCGGGGGTACCTCAACCGCGCGGTCCGCTACTCGGACCTGTCGCGCGGCATGAACAAGGCGGTCCCGGAGACCACCGACGAGCTTCCCGCCCGCGAGTTCTGGCGGCAGTGGGACCGGCTGATGCAAGGGGCGTGA
- a CDS encoding glycosyltransferase translates to MRVALLTTTQHGHLNPYIPVVNALQSAGSDVALLLLSADGGVLDEQRGQALGKAEVHAVGQVEMAPWSDDPAKIGPMLQLSPVAEQTADVLRATAPDFVLVDSLPVTASAMVGTHASGVPYGMIWANLGGVCPAAHRRGRWLYDEQVGNYLTRHGVMWSMRTHSARSPILNLMPTIPALVGDDAVTDDGVQLVGLPGAAGARGDEVTFPRLDRIDPDRPLVYVSFGTIFYRRPDLLRTVITGAAATGAQVIASVGDLTEELALPDDVLTAPYLPQREVLERADVFITHGGYNSVAESIRAQTPMLVIPLAVDQPIQAYFVDSAGFGTALEPAGVTEQAVTDAVTDLLDPARDYRARLRAARPQCGDSAARTAELVIGTIETLQREGQR, encoded by the coding sequence ATGCGTGTCGCCCTGCTCACCACCACTCAACACGGCCACCTGAATCCGTACATTCCCGTGGTCAATGCGCTTCAGTCCGCCGGCAGTGACGTCGCGTTGCTGCTGTTGTCGGCCGACGGTGGCGTGCTCGACGAGCAGCGCGGCCAGGCCCTGGGCAAGGCGGAGGTGCACGCGGTCGGGCAGGTCGAGATGGCACCGTGGAGCGACGATCCGGCGAAGATCGGCCCGATGCTGCAGTTGTCGCCGGTGGCCGAGCAGACAGCCGACGTACTGCGCGCGACGGCACCGGATTTCGTGCTCGTCGACTCGCTGCCGGTCACCGCGTCGGCCATGGTCGGCACACATGCGTCCGGCGTGCCGTACGGGATGATCTGGGCCAATCTGGGTGGGGTGTGCCCCGCTGCCCATCGGCGCGGTCGCTGGCTGTACGACGAACAAGTCGGTAACTATCTGACCAGGCACGGGGTGATGTGGTCGATGCGTACCCATTCGGCGCGTTCACCGATTCTCAATCTGATGCCGACGATCCCCGCCCTGGTCGGCGACGACGCGGTCACCGACGACGGGGTGCAGCTGGTCGGCCTGCCCGGTGCGGCGGGCGCCCGCGGCGACGAGGTCACCTTCCCCCGCCTGGACCGGATCGACCCCGACCGTCCGCTGGTGTACGTCTCCTTCGGCACGATCTTCTACCGACGGCCGGACCTGCTGCGTACGGTGATCACCGGAGCGGCGGCGACCGGGGCGCAGGTGATCGCGTCGGTCGGCGACCTCACCGAGGAGCTGGCGCTGCCCGACGACGTGCTCACCGCCCCGTACCTGCCGCAACGCGAGGTGCTCGAACGCGCCGACGTGTTCATCACCCACGGCGGATACAACTCGGTGGCGGAGTCGATCCGTGCGCAGACCCCGATGCTGGTGATCCCGCTGGCCGTTGACCAGCCCATCCAGGCGTACTTCGTGGACAGCGCGGGCTTCGGCACGGCGTTGGAGCCGGCGGGCGTCACCGAGCAGGCGGTCACTGACGCGGTCACTGATCTGCTCGACCCCGCCCGGGACTACCGGGCCCGGCTGCGCGCGGCGCGGCCGCAGTGCGGCGACTCCGCCGCGCGCACCGCCGAGCTGGTCATCGGCACGATCGAGACGCTTCAACGGGAGGGGCAACGGTGA
- a CDS encoding PadR family transcriptional regulator — protein sequence MPRRPNSSPQTLRIFACFLAAPDDWRYGYQLSKETGLASGSLYPILMRLTEQHLLEAQWREPASPGRPPRHVYRLTTDGAALARTRLAEAQHNEAANAQSRRRATGHAAPAPRPTIQEA from the coding sequence ATGCCGCGCCGACCGAACAGCTCACCGCAGACCCTGCGGATCTTCGCCTGCTTCCTGGCCGCGCCCGACGACTGGCGCTACGGCTACCAGCTCAGTAAGGAAACCGGCCTGGCCAGCGGGTCGCTCTATCCGATCCTGATGCGCCTGACCGAGCAGCACCTGCTGGAGGCGCAGTGGCGGGAACCAGCCAGCCCTGGCCGGCCACCCCGGCACGTGTACCGGCTCACCACCGACGGCGCGGCTCTCGCGCGGACCCGGCTGGCTGAAGCCCAGCACAACGAAGCCGCCAACGCCCAGTCCCGCCGCCGCGCCACCGGCCACGCCGCGCCCGCGCCCCGCCCGACCATCCAGGAGGCTTGA
- the lepB gene encoding signal peptidase I codes for MPSSKPAPPLTPTAAGHNPVRRAARAVLRWAVRRATAGVLVVALLAAVAQQWVLTVVYVPSWSMSPTIDAGQRMLVDRVAYRVTGVDVGDVVVLDPVDRARTMRVIGLPGDELTCRDGLVYRNGAALDEPYLPAGTYTECTPVTVPAGQVFLLGDHRDGAFDSRHDGPWRLDDVTGRMVARLPN; via the coding sequence ATGCCCAGCTCCAAGCCGGCCCCGCCGCTGACCCCGACGGCCGCCGGCCACAACCCCGTTCGACGGGCCGCTCGGGCAGTTCTGCGCTGGGCGGTACGGCGCGCCACGGCCGGCGTGCTCGTCGTGGCATTGCTCGCCGCCGTGGCACAACAGTGGGTGCTGACCGTCGTGTACGTACCGTCGTGGTCGATGTCGCCGACGATCGATGCGGGGCAGCGGATGCTGGTCGACCGGGTGGCGTACCGGGTCACCGGCGTGGACGTCGGCGACGTCGTCGTGCTCGACCCGGTCGACCGGGCCCGGACCATGCGGGTGATCGGCCTACCCGGCGACGAGCTGACCTGCCGCGACGGCCTGGTGTACCGCAACGGTGCCGCGCTGGACGAGCCGTACCTGCCGGCCGGCACCTACACCGAATGCACGCCGGTGACCGTGCCCGCCGGCCAGGTGTTCCTGCTCGGCGACCACCGAGACGGCGCATTTGATTCGCGGCACGATGGACCGTGGCGCCTCGACGACGTCACCGGCCGGATGGTGGCCCGGCTACCGAACTGA